The sequence below is a genomic window from Caldisericum sp..
AACAGTTTCAAAGCCAGCAATAGACCTGAGTAGTGTTGTTTTCCCGCATCCGGAAGGTCCCAGAAGAGAAACAAGTTCACCCTCGTCAACTGAAAGTGAAAAGTTATTGACTGCAACGACATTTCCGTAGGTTTTAGTAATATTTTTTAGTTCGAGGTAATTTTTCTTCATTTTTTAATCCATAAAGGCGCCACCATTTACATTAATGGCTTCTCCTGTTACAAAGTTGGAAAGGTCTGAAGCAAGAAAAACAGCAACTCCAGCTACATCATCAGGTGTTTGAAGCCTTCCCAAAGGAGTGTCTTTAATGTAAAGTTCACGCACAACATCCTCAGAAACACCTCTCAACTGCGCTTCCCACTTAACTTCTCTTTCCTGCATGCTCGTCTTAACATAGCCCGGGCAGATTGCATTTACAAGGATTTTGTATGGTGCAAATTCTCCTGCAAGTGCCTGTGTTAAACCAACAACTGCAAATTTGCTTGCAACATAATGCGCTAAGAAGGGTGCGTTTCCTCTCTTACCTGCCATAGAGGCTGTGTTAATTATCTTTCCTCTTACTTCGTTAACAATATCCTGCTTCACCATATGCTTTAAAACTTCTTGAGATACAATAAAGACACCTTTTGCGTTAACATTCATATTGAAATCCCAATCAAAATCCGTAAGGTCAAGAAATTTATTCATAGTTGAAACGCCAGCGTTATTGTGGAAAACATCAATCCTTCCTTCGTTTCTGTATATCTCTTCGACGACTTTACGGACTTCATCCCTGTTTGTTACATCCATCTTCATTGGAATTGCCTTACCTTGAAAAGTTTCAATTTCATCTGCAACACTTTTGGCTAACTCCTCTTTAAGGTCAAGCACATAAACCTTTGCACCTTCCTTAGCGTAGGCTATTGCACAAGACCTGCCAATCCCAGAACCGCCACCAGTAATCGCTATAATCCTTTCTTTAAGAAGCATCAAGCACCTCCTTGGTTAAAATTTTTATATTGAATTTATTTAATGTGTCTAAAAGTTTACCCGAGGGCGATTTATCAGAAATAAGGTATTTTACAGAGTCAAAACCTGCAACGAATGAAAATGCAATTTTATCAAACTTACTTGAATCAGCAACAACAATGACTTCTTTTGCATTTTTAATAAGCGATTGCTTTATAACCGCATCGTCAAGGTTGTATTCAGTGAGCCCTGCATCTGCATCAATTGCACCAATTCCAAGAAATAACTTATCAACATAAAAGCTCTCCACTGTTCTTCTTGCAATCTCACCCACCATTGAAAGCTCCCCTGGTCTCACTATGCCTCCTGTAAGTATCAATCTTATTTCCTTTTTATCAGCAAGAAGTGTTGCAACGCGTAGATTTGGCGTGAGGACTGTTAAGTTATGCTTTGAAACAAGATGCTTTGCGATTTCAAGAGTTGTAGTGCCAACATCAAGGGCAATGCTATCTCCATCCACTACAAGCAAGGAAGCTATATGTCCGATAATTTCCTTTTCCTTTTTGTGCTTTGACTCCCTTATAATAAAAGGTGGCTCAAAACTTCTGCCCCTTGTGCTTACAGCTCCTCCATAAACCCTCCTAAGAAGCCCTTCATGCTCAAGTCGTGAGAGATCTCTTCTTATAGTCATTTCAGAAACATTAAGTATATTTGCAAGCTTTTCAATCTCAACGCTTCCGTTTTTCTCAAGTTCGGAAAGAATCACTTTTGCTCTCTCTTCAAAAATCACTAAGCACCTCCAGTATTTCGCTGTGTATCTTTCCGTTTGTTGCAACAATCTCTCCTCTGGATAAATAATTACTTTCCCCTGAAAAATCAGAAACAGTTCCTGAAGATTGCCTTACAATTATGGAACCTCCTGCAATATCCCAGATATTTAAGCCCTTTTCCCAGTATCCATCAATAATCCCCTCTGCAACATGAGCAAGGTCAAGAGCAGCGC
It includes:
- a CDS encoding ATP-binding cassette domain-containing protein; its protein translation is MKKNYLELKNITKTYGNVVAVNNFSLSVDEGELVSLLGPSGCGKTTLLRSIAGFETV
- a CDS encoding SDR family oxidoreductase, which translates into the protein MLLKERIIAITGGGSGIGRSCAIAYAKEGAKVYVLDLKEELAKSVADEIETFQGKAIPMKMDVTNRDEVRKVVEEIYRNEGRIDVFHNNAGVSTMNKFLDLTDFDWDFNMNVNAKGVFIVSQEVLKHMVKQDIVNEVRGKIINTASMAGKRGNAPFLAHYVASKFAVVGLTQALAGEFAPYKILVNAICPGYVKTSMQEREVKWEAQLRGVSEDVVRELYIKDTPLGRLQTPDDVAGVAVFLASDLSNFVTGEAINVNGGAFMD
- a CDS encoding DeoR/GlpR transcriptional regulator — its product is MIFEERAKVILSELEKNGSVEIEKLANILNVSEMTIRRDLSRLEHEGLLRRVYGGAVSTRGRSFEPPFIIRESKHKKEKEIIGHIASLLVVDGDSIALDVGTTTLEIAKHLVSKHNLTVLTPNLRVATLLADKKEIRLILTGGIVRPGELSMVGEIARRTVESFYVDKLFLGIGAIDADAGLTEYNLDDAVIKQSLIKNAKEVIVVADSSKFDKIAFSFVAGFDSVKYLISDKSPSGKLLDTLNKFNIKILTKEVLDAS